A genomic window from Lotus japonicus ecotype B-129 chromosome 1, LjGifu_v1.2 includes:
- the LOC130730376 gene encoding uncharacterized protein LOC130730376 isoform X2 translates to MFALDSRMLMFLTKLITKLITMQYLWSFLACWIGGVYIGHCYEWYLSCCGMNKEAFSGCGWNLDRSSSTILSYEVNVIPRFNFLAIFLERIIRSDLPVNLRALAYRVERNIIGNQRLPLQENNLHKTFMPNTSLVEKINGTLCGSDKLPPGENKEGLASPISGSLPTSSSEVNSNWGVFGKVCRLDRPCVVDEVHLRRFDGLLENRGVHCCVVASITVKAPVRDVWNVLSSYETLPK, encoded by the exons ATGTTTGCTCTAGACTCTAGAATGCTCATGTTTCTTACTAAATTGATCACTAAACTTATTACAATGCAATACTTGTGGTCTTTTTTGGCATGTTGGATTGGTGGAGTCTATATTGGTCACTGCTATGAATGGTATCTGTCTTGCTGTGGGATGAACAAAGAAGCGTTCTCTGGATGTGGCTGGAACTTAGATCG GTCATCATCAACAATTTTATCTTATGAAGTTAATGTGATACCAAGATTCAATTTCCTAGCTATATTCTTGGAAAGGATAATCAGATCTGATCTTCCTGTTAACCTCAGGGCCTTGGCATATAGAGTTGAAAGGAATATTATCGGGAATCAGAGACTTCCCCTGCAAGAAAATAACTTGCATAAAACTTTTATGCCTAATACGTCACTTGTCGAAAAGATAAATGGTACTTTGTGTGGAAGTGATAAATTGCCACCTGGAGAGAATAAAGAAGGTTTAGCGAGCCCGATTTCTGGTTCCTTGCCCACAAGTTCCAGTGAAGTGAACAGCAATTGGGGTGTATTTGGAAAAGTTTGTAGACTTGACAGGCCTTGTGTGGTGGATGAAGTTCATCTCCGCAGATTTGATGGACTTTTG GAAAATCGAGGTGTACATTGTTGTGTTGTTGCAAGCATAACGGTTAAAGCTCCTGTTCGTGATGTTTGGAATGTTCTATCTTCCTATGAGACTCTTCCTAAGTAA
- the LOC130730376 gene encoding uncharacterized protein LOC130730376 isoform X1: protein MFALDSRMLMFLTKLITKLITMQYLWSFLACWIGGVYIGHCYEWYLSCCGMNKEAFSGCGWNLDRSSSTILSYEVNVIPRFNFLAIFLERIIRSDLPVNLRALAYRVERNIIGNQRLPLQENNLHKTFMPNTSLVEKINGTLCGSDKLPPGENKEGLASPISGSLPTSSSEVNSNWGVFGKVCRLDRPCVVDEVHLRRFDGLLENRGVHCCVVASITVKAPVRDVWNVLSSYETLPK, encoded by the exons ATGTTTGCTCTAGACTCTAGAATGCTCATGTTTCTTACTAAATTGATCACTAAACTTATTACAATGCAATACTTGTGGTCTTTTTTGGCATGTTGGATTGGTGGAGTCTATATTGGTCACTGCTATGAATGGTATCTGTCTTGCTGTGGGATGAACAAAGAAGCGTTCTCTGGATGTGGCTGGAACTTAGATCG GTCATCATCAACAATTTTATCTTATGAAGTTAATGTGATACCAAGATTCAATTTCCTAGCTATATTCTTGGAAAGGATAATCAGATCTGATCTTCCTGTTAACCTCAGGGCCTTGGCATATAGAGTTGAAAGGAATATTATCGGGAATCAGAGACTTCCCCTGCAAGAAAATAACTTGCATAAAACTTTTATGCCTAATACGTCACTTGTCGAAAAGATAAATGGTACTTTGTGTGGAAGTGATAAATTGCCACCTGGAGAGAATAAAGAAGGTTTAGCGAGCCCGATTTCTGGTTCCTTGCCCACAAGTTCCAGTGAAGTGAACAGCAATTGGGGTGTATTTGGAAAAGTTTGTAGACTTGACAGGCCTTGTGTGGTGGATGAAGTTCATCTCCGCAGATTTGATGGACTTTTG GAAAATCGAGGTGTACATTGTTGTGTTGTTGCAAGCATAACGGTTAAAGCTCCTGTTCGTGATGTTTGGAATGTTCTATCTTCCTATGAGACTCTTCCTAA GTAG
- the LOC130730380 gene encoding uncharacterized protein LOC130730380: MTIRHLTFAMLVVTATTLILGNLTGISAQFECKGDLGGIASQCQEYTSIPGPKIPPSNECCQVINDADIPCLCKYVTKDIESIISVDKAIYVFKTCGAKVPAGTKCGSYIVPPSSSPAPSPAPSTSPAPSPTPSHPHHHHHHHHHHHHLHPHSPAPAPSPTT, from the exons ATGACAATTAGACACCTAACCTTTGCAATGTTAGTGGTTACTGCAACCACCCTAATTTTAGGAAACCTGACAGGTATCTCAGCGCAATTTGAATGCAAAGGCGACTTAGGAGGCATTGCTTCTCAATGTCAAGAGTACACTTCAATTCCTGGGCCAAAAATTCCACCATCAAATGAATGTTGTCAGGTCATAAACGATGCTGATATCCCGTGCCTTTGCAAATATGTTACAAAGGACATTGAGAGTATAATTAGTGTCGACAAAGCCATCTATGTGTTCAAAACTTGTGGAGCCAAAGTTCCTGCTGGAACTAAATGTGGAA GTTATATtgttcctccttcttcttctccggCACCTTCTCCTGCACCTTCTACTTCTCCTGCACCTTCCCCTACACCTTCTCACcctcatcaccaccaccaccaccatcatcatcatcatcatcttcatcctcattcTCCTGCTCCTGCTCCTTCTCCAACAACATGA
- the LOC130730374 gene encoding uncharacterized protein LOC130730374 produces the protein MKKLSARAISSSPARTDKFPPPLMMRFLRTNAGSRSTRRTSSRSSPMFLRKKNTTTTVETQEPSSPKVTCMGQVRAKRSSKSTPPKRETRASSATPCRCWWIRKPNNPCRCRPVWPKWAFFRRKSTKLKEENSAKSESNFQGRSFEEESRMSTCDNVPFASISSTPPRNALLLTRCRSAPFRSSSLASKFWGSEETESTSGDTSGDNDNKPVSVRHSVSESEAKRVSESETKMEFFKELEDSLLRQGITASITNNSEGNSASRSPVVLTRCKSEPANRGLRIDPEVNNLWKKRRLGFATETCSVLHHHMVSD, from the coding sequence atgaAGAAGCTCTCTGCGAGAGCCATTTCCAGTAGTCCAGCTCGAACAGACAAGTTCCCACCTCCATTGATGATGAGGTTCCTCAGAACCAATGCTGGTAGCAGAAGCACCAGGAGAACATCATCACGCTCCAGCCCCATGTTCCTTCGGAAGaaaaacaccaccaccaccgttgaaACCCAAGAACCTTCTTCCCCTAAAGTCACATGCATGGGACAAGTTCGAGCAAAACGCTCCTCCAAATCCACACCACCCAAAAGAGAAACCAGAGCTTCCTCCGCCACGCCGTGTCGCTGCTGGTGGATCCGGAAGCCCAACAACCCCTGCCGCTGCCGCCCCGTTTGGCCTAAATGGGCCTTCTTCCGGCGAAAATCAACCAAGCTCAAAGAAGAAAACTCTGCGAAATCAGAGTCAAATTTTCAGGGGAGGTCCTTCGAAGAAGAATCAAGAATGAGCACTTGCGATAATGTTCCTTTTGCTTCCATCTCTTCCACCCCACCGAGAAACGCTTTGCTGTTAACAAGATGCAGATCCGCGCCGTTTAGATCTTCCTCTTTGGCGAGCAAGTTCTGGGGTTCTGAAGAAACAGAGTCCACCTCCGGCGACACTTCCGGTGACAACGATAACAAACCGGTTTCAGTGAGGCATTCAGTTTCGGAATCAGAAGCCAAAAGGGTATCAGAATCTGAAACAAAAATGGAGTTTTTCAAAGAGCTTGAGGATTCGCTTCTGAGACAGGGAATCACAGCTTCAATCACCAACAACTCAGAGGGAAACTCTGCATCACGTTCTCCTGTAGTGCTTACAAGGTGCAAATCGGAACCGGCTAACAGAGGGCTTAGGATTGATCCTGAGGTGAACAATTTGTGGAAAAAGAGAAGGTTGGGTTTTGCTACTGAGACATGCTCTGTTCTTCATCATCACATGGTTTCTGATTAG
- the LOC130724375 gene encoding protein LIM3-like, translating into MLVVTATTLILGNLTGISAQFECKGDLGGIASQCQEYTSIPGPKIPPSNECCQVINDVDIPCLCKYVTKDIESIISVDKAIYVFKTCGAKVPAGTKCGSYIVPFPHLHHHHHHHHHHSPAPAPSPTT; encoded by the exons ATGTTAGTGGTCACTGCAACCACCCTAATTTTAGGAAACCTGACAGGCATCTCAGCGCAATTTGAATGCAAAGGCGACTTAGGAGGCATTGCTTCTCAATGTCAAGAGTACACTTCAATTCCTGGGCCAAAAATTCCACCATCAAATGAATGTTGTCAGGTCATAAACGATGTTGATATCCCGTGCCTTTGCAAATATGTTACAAAGGACATTGAGAGTATAATAAGTGTCGACAAAGCCATCTATGTGTTCAAGACTTGTGGAGCCAAAGTTCCTGCTGGAACTAAATGTGGAA GTTATATTGTTCCTTttcctcatcttcatcatcaccatcatcatcatcatcatcattctccTGCTCCTGCCCCTTCTCCAACGACGTGA
- the LOC130730378 gene encoding cell number regulator 8 has translation MADNNKQSDNNHDEASPLLHQHQHQHQPKAPPVPQSPQDFLLGWTADGHPVPHGSVVGQPMSRSPWNSSICACLGQNDDFCSSDLEVCLLGSVAPCVLYGSNVERLGSTPGTFVNHCLPYSGLYVIGNSCFGWNCLAPLFSYPSRTALRRRFNLEGSCEALNRSCGCCGSFMEDEAQREQCESACDLATHVFCHVCALCQEGRELRRRLPHPGFNAQPVLVMIPPGEQAMGRAA, from the exons ATGGCAGATAACAACAAGCAATCTGATAACAATCACGACGAGGCGAGTCCTCTtctccaccaacaccaacaccaacaccaacccAAAGCTCCACCTGTTCCCCAATCACCACAAGACTTTCTTCTTGGATGGACCGCCGATGGCCACCCTGTACCCCACGGCAGCGTCGTCGGCCAGCCCATGTCCCGTTCTCCCTGGAACTCCTCCATCTGCGCCTGTCTTGGTCAAAACGACGACTTCTGCAGCAGCGATCTTGAAGTTT GTCTTCTTGGGAGTGTGGCTCCTTGTGTGTTGTATGGAAGCAATGTCGAGAGGCTTGGATCTACTCCTGGGACATTTGTCAATCATTGCTTGCCTTATTCTGGACTGTATGTGATTGGGAATTCCTGCTTTGGTTGGAATTGTCTTGCACCGCTGTTTTCCTATCCTAGCCGTACTGCTCTTCGTCGGAGGTTCAATTTAGAG GGAAGCTGCGAGGCACTTAATAGGTCATGTGGGTGCTGTGGAAGCTTTATGGAAGATGAGGCGCAGCGTGAACAGTGTGAGTCAGCATGTGACTTGGCAACCCATGTCTTCTGTCATGTCTGTGCTCTTTGTCAAGAAGGACGTGAGCTCCGTCGCAGGCTTCCTCATCCTGGCTTTAATGCTCAACCAGTGTTGGTTATGATTCCCCCGGGAGAGCAGGCCATGGGACGCGCGGCTTGA